Proteins encoded by one window of Streptococcus suis S735:
- a CDS encoding homoserine dehydrogenase: protein MVVKIGLLGFGTVASGVPFLLEENQEKIEKAAHDSIEVAKVLVKDEAEKDRLLAAGHDYHFVTNIDDILADEDIAIVVELMGRIEPAKTFITHALEAGKHIVTANKDLLAVHGSELRALAEEKGLALYYEAAVAGGIPILRTLVNSLAADKVTRILGVLNGTSNFMLTKMIDEGWTYEKALQTAQELGYAESDPTNDVEGIDAAYKAVILSQFAFGMTVDFEHVAHKGISNITPEDVAVAQELGYVIKLVGDIQETTSGIAAEVSPTFLPKNHPLASVNGVMNAVFVESIGIGQSMYYGPGAGQKPTATSVMADIIRIVRRLKDNTIGKAFNEYSRPLQLAAPSDVKSEYYFSIDAPDKNGKMLRLAEIFNSEEISFKQILQQAADGETARLVIVTHEMSKTQLENVTDKLSKETDFTVLNTFKVLGE, encoded by the coding sequence ATGGTAGTTAAGATAGGATTATTAGGATTTGGAACCGTTGCGAGTGGTGTGCCATTTTTATTAGAAGAAAATCAGGAAAAAATAGAGAAAGCTGCGCATGATAGTATTGAAGTTGCTAAGGTTTTGGTCAAGGATGAAGCAGAAAAAGACCGTCTCTTGGCTGCAGGTCATGACTATCATTTTGTAACAAATATTGATGATATTTTAGCTGATGAGGACATTGCCATCGTCGTTGAGCTGATGGGACGTATTGAGCCAGCAAAAACATTTATTACACATGCCTTGGAAGCAGGCAAGCATATTGTAACAGCCAATAAGGATTTACTTGCTGTTCATGGTAGCGAATTGCGTGCCTTGGCTGAAGAGAAAGGTCTTGCGCTTTATTATGAAGCTGCAGTTGCAGGTGGTATTCCAATCTTGCGTACCTTGGTTAACTCATTGGCTGCTGACAAGGTGACTCGTATCCTCGGTGTATTGAATGGTACTTCAAACTTCATGTTGACTAAGATGATTGATGAAGGCTGGACTTACGAAAAAGCTCTTCAAACAGCACAGGAACTTGGCTATGCAGAATCTGACCCAACAAATGACGTTGAGGGGATTGATGCAGCTTACAAGGCTGTTATCCTCAGTCAATTTGCTTTCGGGATGACAGTTGATTTTGAACACGTAGCACACAAGGGTATTTCGAATATCACACCAGAAGATGTAGCAGTGGCACAAGAATTGGGCTATGTCATCAAACTTGTGGGTGATATTCAAGAAACTACCTCTGGTATTGCTGCCGAAGTATCTCCAACCTTCCTACCGAAAAATCATCCACTTGCAAGCGTGAATGGTGTGATGAATGCTGTATTTGTCGAATCTATCGGCATCGGCCAGTCTATGTACTATGGACCGGGTGCTGGGCAAAAACCGACTGCAACAAGTGTTATGGCTGACATTATTCGTATCGTTCGTCGCTTGAAAGACAATACTATCGGCAAAGCTTTTAACGAATATAGCCGCCCACTTCAATTGGCAGCCCCAAGCGATGTGAAGAGCGAATATTATTTCTCAATTGATGCGCCTGATAAAAATGGAAAAATGCTTCGTTTAGCAGAAATCTTCAATTCTGAAGAAATTTCCTTCAAGCAAATTCTGCAACAAGCTGCAGATGGAGAAACAGCCCGCCTAGTGATTGTGACCCATGAAATGAGTAAGACTCAGTTGGAAAATGTAACAGACAAATTGAGTAAAGAAACAGACTTTACTGTCTTAAATACCTTTAAAGTACTGGGAGAATAA
- a CDS encoding polysaccharide deacetylase family protein, translating into MKHSRRARRSRTQKKQLVPMLLGIALLVVTLLSIFLIFLKQPSKQQSDSKASTVETTTTSSVITSESSEVQTEIIWEQQTEPIKLPILMYHAIHVMAPEEEANANLIVDPTTFESHLKALQDAGYYTLSPEEAYKVLTENVLPAGKKVVWLTFDDSLWDFYSYAYPLLKQYQMKATNNVITGFTEYGQAGHLTLDQIKEMQTAGLSFQGHTVNHPDLEYSSIEDQTNELTSSKAYLDSQLNQETIAIAYPGGRYSADTVALTEQAGYKLGVTTNNGLASASDGLLTLNRVRILPTTTAEGLLSEISY; encoded by the coding sequence ATGAAACATTCAAGAAGAGCCCGTCGAAGCCGCACACAAAAGAAACAACTTGTGCCAATGCTACTTGGCATCGCATTATTAGTAGTGACTCTACTATCTATTTTTCTAATCTTTCTAAAACAGCCATCTAAGCAACAAAGTGATTCCAAAGCTTCAACGGTAGAGACAACAACCACTTCAAGTGTTATAACTTCAGAAAGTAGTGAAGTACAAACAGAAATCATTTGGGAACAACAAACTGAACCTATCAAACTTCCAATCCTCATGTATCATGCCATTCACGTAATGGCTCCTGAGGAAGAAGCTAATGCGAATCTTATCGTAGATCCAACGACTTTCGAAAGTCATCTAAAAGCATTGCAAGATGCAGGTTACTATACTTTATCACCTGAAGAGGCTTATAAGGTATTGACAGAAAATGTCCTTCCTGCTGGCAAAAAGGTTGTCTGGCTAACCTTTGACGATAGCCTCTGGGATTTTTATAGTTATGCCTACCCATTGCTTAAGCAATATCAAATGAAAGCAACCAACAATGTCATTACAGGATTTACTGAATATGGACAAGCAGGGCACCTTACTCTTGATCAAATCAAGGAAATGCAGACCGCAGGGCTCTCCTTTCAAGGGCATACCGTCAACCACCCTGATTTAGAGTATAGTTCTATCGAGGATCAAACAAATGAACTTACTTCCTCTAAAGCCTATCTTGACAGCCAATTAAATCAGGAAACCATCGCTATCGCCTACCCTGGTGGACGATACTCAGCAGATACCGTAGCCTTAACTGAACAAGCTGGCTACAAACTTGGTGTGACTACTAACAACGGCTTGGCTTCTGCTAGTGACGGATTACTGACTCTCAATCGTGTCCGCATCCTCCCAACCACTACCGCTGAGGGACTATTATCCGAAATTTCCTATTAA
- the murB gene encoding UDP-N-acetylmuramate dehydrogenase, producing MKDKIRLELEGIDIRFDEPLKEYTYTKVGGAVDYLAFPRNRYEIVRIVEFAKREGIPWQVLGNSSNIIVRDGGIRGFVIRMDKLNSVTVSGYTIEAEAGANLIETTKVALFHSLSGFEFACGIPGSIGGAVYMNAGAYGGEVAHILVSAQILTPAGYVETLDNRELRFGYRSSILQENGAIVLSAKFALRPGNHTVIQQEMARLTHLRELKQPLEYPSCGSVFKRPLGHFAGQLIMDAGLKGYRIGGVEVSEKHAGFMVNIENGTASDYENLIAHVIQVVEKSSGITLEREVRIIGDPADTL from the coding sequence ATGAAAGATAAAATTAGGCTTGAATTAGAAGGCATCGATATTCGATTCGATGAACCTTTAAAAGAATATACCTATACAAAAGTAGGAGGAGCTGTTGATTATCTAGCTTTTCCGCGGAATCGTTACGAGATTGTTCGTATAGTAGAATTTGCTAAACGCGAAGGTATTCCATGGCAAGTATTAGGAAATTCAAGTAATATCATTGTCCGCGATGGCGGTATTCGTGGTTTTGTTATCCGTATGGATAAACTTAACTCCGTTACTGTATCAGGATACACCATTGAAGCAGAAGCAGGTGCCAATCTGATTGAAACAACAAAAGTCGCACTTTTCCATTCGTTATCAGGATTTGAATTTGCTTGTGGTATTCCGGGAAGCATTGGTGGTGCTGTCTATATGAATGCAGGTGCTTACGGAGGTGAAGTGGCACACATTTTAGTTTCAGCGCAGATTTTGACTCCTGCAGGTTATGTCGAGACATTGGACAATCGTGAGTTACGATTTGGCTACCGTTCTTCTATTTTGCAGGAAAACGGTGCGATTGTTTTGTCTGCAAAATTTGCCCTCAGGCCAGGAAATCATACGGTTATTCAACAAGAAATGGCTCGTTTGACACATTTGCGCGAGCTCAAGCAACCTTTGGAATATCCATCTTGTGGTTCAGTCTTCAAGCGTCCACTTGGTCACTTCGCAGGACAGTTGATTATGGATGCGGGTTTAAAAGGTTATCGAATTGGTGGAGTCGAAGTTTCTGAAAAACACGCTGGCTTTATGGTCAATATAGAAAATGGTACAGCATCTGATTACGAAAATTTGATTGCCCATGTGATTCAAGTTGTTGAAAAATCTTCAGGAATTACTCTGGAGAGAGAGGTTCGTATTATCGGCGATCCTGCTGATACACTCTAG
- a CDS encoding ABC transporter ATP-binding protein has protein sequence MKNRSVFTRVWDYLRRYKSSVFLAVFLKTISAVMNALEPFVLGLIITELTKNLLDIANGVEGAQINYSYIAIMLAIYALRALLYEIGAYGSNYFMTKAVQGATKELRQDLSHKINKIPVSYFDKHQYGDLLGRFTSDVETVSNALQQSFLQLVNAVLTLSLAIFMCFWLDVSLALVVVTLVPVTYFGSKFVMGKSQPYFKQQADALGRLNGFVQENLTGFNVLKLYGREEISTEEFRQITADLQEVGFKASFMSGLLMPLVHGFSNIAYVVVALLSGLKVLAGTLTVGNMQAFVQYVWQISQPVQTLTQLAPQLQSAKSSLERIFSVLDELDEEDANALELTAGLTGQVSFEQVEFGYSEDKPLIRNFNLDVKPGEMVAIVGPTGAGKTTLINLLMRFYDVTSGAIKVDGQDIQNLSRQSYRSQFGMVLQDAWLYEGTIKENLRFGRLDATDEEIVEAAKAANVDHFIRTLPGGYNMEMNQESSNISQGQKQLLTIARALLADPAILILDEATSSVDTRLELLIQKAMKRLMKGRTSFVIAHRLSTIQEADKILVLKDGQIIEQGNHESLLADKGFYYNLYQSQFSESK, from the coding sequence ATGAAGAATAGATCAGTATTTACCCGTGTTTGGGACTATTTGCGTCGTTACAAATCTTCTGTATTTTTAGCTGTTTTTCTAAAGACCATCAGTGCAGTTATGAATGCCTTGGAGCCCTTTGTACTGGGGCTTATCATTACAGAATTGACCAAGAATCTGTTGGATATTGCTAATGGAGTAGAAGGAGCGCAGATTAACTATTCCTACATTGCCATCATGCTTGCCATCTATGCCCTTCGCGCCCTTCTATATGAAATCGGTGCCTACGGTTCTAACTATTTTATGACCAAGGCAGTGCAGGGAGCAACTAAGGAACTACGTCAGGATTTGAGTCACAAAATTAACAAAATTCCTGTTTCTTACTTTGATAAGCACCAGTATGGTGATTTACTCGGACGTTTTACAAGCGATGTGGAGACTGTTTCAAACGCCCTGCAACAAAGTTTTCTCCAGCTAGTCAATGCCGTTCTGACCCTCTCTCTAGCCATTTTCATGTGTTTCTGGTTGGATGTATCCCTAGCACTTGTAGTCGTAACCTTGGTTCCAGTGACTTATTTTGGTTCTAAGTTTGTCATGGGCAAATCCCAGCCATATTTCAAGCAGCAGGCTGATGCCCTAGGTCGTTTGAACGGCTTTGTCCAAGAAAATCTGACTGGTTTTAACGTTCTCAAACTCTACGGCCGTGAAGAAATTTCTACAGAAGAGTTTCGCCAGATTACCGCAGATTTGCAGGAAGTTGGTTTCAAGGCTAGTTTCATGTCTGGTTTGCTCATGCCCCTGGTACACGGCTTCTCAAATATCGCCTATGTTGTCGTCGCCCTGCTATCTGGATTGAAAGTTCTTGCAGGTACATTGACGGTGGGTAATATGCAGGCCTTCGTCCAATACGTCTGGCAGATTTCTCAGCCAGTCCAAACCTTGACCCAGTTGGCACCACAGTTACAGTCTGCCAAATCTTCCCTTGAACGCATCTTTTCAGTCCTAGATGAGCTTGATGAAGAAGACGCCAATGCGCTGGAGTTGACAGCTGGTTTGACCGGACAAGTCAGCTTTGAACAGGTCGAATTTGGCTATTCAGAAGACAAGCCGCTTATCCGTAACTTTAATCTTGATGTTAAGCCAGGTGAAATGGTTGCTATCGTTGGTCCAACAGGGGCAGGTAAGACAACCCTTATCAACTTGCTCATGCGTTTCTATGATGTCACATCAGGTGCTATCAAGGTAGATGGGCAGGATATTCAAAATCTTTCACGTCAATCCTACCGTAGTCAATTTGGTATGGTCTTGCAGGATGCTTGGCTCTATGAAGGGACCATCAAGGAAAACCTACGTTTTGGACGTCTGGATGCGACGGATGAGGAAATTGTGGAGGCTGCTAAAGCTGCCAACGTTGACCACTTTATCCGTACCCTGCCTGGCGGTTATAATATGGAAATGAACCAGGAATCCAGCAATATTTCCCAAGGTCAGAAACAGCTTTTGACCATTGCACGTGCCTTGTTGGCGGATCCTGCTATTCTGATTCTTGACGAAGCGACTTCTTCAGTTGATACCCGTTTGGAACTCTTGATTCAAAAGGCCATGAAACGGTTGATGAAAGGGCGGACAAGTTTCGTCATCGCTCATCGCTTATCTACCATTCAGGAAGCTGATAAGATTTTGGTCTTGAAAGATGGACAGATTATCGAACAAGGTAACCATGAAAGTCTTTTGGCAGACAAAGGTTTCTATTATAATCTTTATCAAAGCCAGTTTAGTGAATCCAAATAA
- a CDS encoding ABC transporter permease produces MKKTSRLFAIPYALWVFLFVLAPVALIIFKSFFDIHGDFTLANYQTYFNSPNMTYLRMSFNSIFYAGIITLVTLLVSYPTAYFLTKLKHRQLWLMLIILPTWVNLLLKAYAFIGIFGQHGSINQFLEFIGLGAQQILFTDFSFIAVAAYIEIPFMILPIFNALDDLDKNLINASRDLGATPWQTFTKVIFPLSMNGVRSGVQAVFIPSLSLFMLTRLIGGNRVITLGTAIEQHFLTTQNWGMGSTIGVVLILAMLLIMWMTKERKK; encoded by the coding sequence ATGAAGAAAACCTCTAGGCTTTTTGCAATTCCCTATGCCCTATGGGTCTTTCTATTTGTACTCGCTCCAGTTGCCTTGATTATCTTCAAATCTTTCTTTGATATTCATGGCGATTTCACTTTGGCCAATTACCAGACCTATTTTAACTCGCCAAATATGACCTATCTGCGAATGAGTTTTAACTCCATTTTTTACGCAGGTATTATTACTCTGGTCACGCTTTTGGTTTCCTACCCAACAGCCTATTTCTTGACCAAACTCAAGCATAGACAGCTCTGGCTCATGTTGATTATCTTGCCAACCTGGGTCAATCTTTTGCTGAAAGCCTATGCCTTTATCGGTATTTTTGGACAACACGGCTCTATCAACCAGTTCCTAGAATTTATTGGTCTAGGAGCTCAGCAAATTCTTTTCACAGATTTCTCCTTTATTGCTGTTGCAGCCTATATCGAGATTCCGTTTATGATTTTGCCGATCTTTAACGCCTTGGATGATTTGGATAAAAACCTAATCAATGCCAGTCGTGATTTGGGGGCAACTCCTTGGCAGACCTTCACAAAAGTTATTTTTCCTCTTTCTATGAATGGTGTCCGTTCTGGTGTACAGGCGGTTTTCATTCCAAGTCTGAGCCTCTTCATGTTGACCCGTTTGATTGGCGGCAACCGAGTGATCACGCTTGGTACAGCTATCGAACAACACTTTCTCACAACACAAAACTGGGGAATGGGTTCAACCATAGGTGTGGTCTTGATTTTGGCCATGCTCTTGATTATGTGGATGACGAAAGAGAGGAAGAAATAA
- a CDS encoding ABC transporter ATP-binding protein translates to MKKPIIEFKNVSKVFEDSGTTVLKDISFELEEGKFYTLLGASGSGKSTILNIIAGLLDASSGDIYLDGQRINDVPTNKRDVHTVFQSYALFPHMTVFENVAFPLKLRKIDKAEIERRVTEALQMVRLSGYENRSIQKLSGGQRQRVAIARAIINQPRVVLLDEPLSALDLKLRTEMQYELRELQQRLGITFVFVTHDQEEALAMSDWIFVMNEGEIVQSGTPVDIYDEPINHFVATFIGESNILPGRMIEDYLVEFNGKRFEAVDGGMRPNEEVEVVIRPEDLQITLPEEGKLQVKVDTQLFRGVHYEIIAYDDLGNEWMIHSTRKAIVGEVIGLSFEPEDIHIMRLNETEEEFDARIEEYVEVEEVEDGLINAIEEERNEENL, encoded by the coding sequence TTGAAAAAGCCAATTATTGAATTTAAGAACGTTTCAAAAGTATTTGAAGACAGTGGAACAACTGTATTAAAGGATATTAGTTTTGAATTGGAAGAGGGGAAATTTTATACCCTTTTAGGAGCTTCTGGTTCAGGTAAATCAACGATTTTGAATATTATTGCTGGTTTATTGGATGCTAGTTCAGGTGATATTTATCTGGACGGTCAACGGATTAATGATGTTCCGACCAATAAACGGGATGTCCATACTGTTTTCCAGTCCTATGCCCTTTTCCCACATATGACTGTCTTTGAAAATGTGGCTTTTCCTCTTAAATTACGAAAGATTGACAAGGCTGAAATTGAACGCCGTGTGACAGAAGCCTTACAAATGGTCCGACTTTCTGGTTATGAAAATCGTTCCATTCAGAAATTGTCTGGTGGTCAACGCCAGCGGGTTGCTATTGCACGTGCGATTATCAACCAGCCTCGCGTTGTCTTGCTAGATGAACCACTTTCTGCCCTGGACTTGAAACTAAGAACAGAAATGCAGTACGAACTGCGTGAATTGCAACAACGTCTAGGAATTACCTTCGTCTTCGTTACCCATGACCAAGAAGAAGCTCTGGCCATGAGTGACTGGATTTTTGTCATGAATGAAGGTGAAATTGTTCAGTCTGGGACGCCAGTGGACATTTACGACGAACCAATCAACCATTTTGTTGCTACCTTCATCGGTGAATCCAATATCCTTCCAGGTCGCATGATAGAAGACTATCTGGTTGAGTTTAACGGCAAACGCTTTGAAGCTGTCGATGGCGGTATGCGTCCTAATGAAGAAGTTGAAGTCGTTATCCGTCCAGAAGATTTGCAGATTACCCTACCTGAGGAAGGCAAATTGCAGGTAAAAGTGGATACTCAGCTCTTCCGAGGGGTTCACTATGAAATCATCGCCTATGACGACCTCGGTAATGAGTGGATGATTCACTCAACTCGTAAGGCCATTGTCGGAGAAGTGATTGGACTAAGTTTTGAGCCAGAAGATATTCATATCATGCGTCTCAATGAAACAGAGGAAGAATTCGATGCCCGTATCGAAGAATATGTGGAAGTGGAAGAAGTAGAAGATGGCTTGATTAACGCCATTGAGGAGGAACGCAATGAAGAAAACCTCTAG
- a CDS encoding ABC transporter permease, translated as MKKFANIYLTVAFLLLYLPIFYLIFYAFNEGGDMNGFTGFTLEHFSSMLGDSRLMLILAQTFLLAFLSSLIATIIGTFGAIYIYQAKPRFQNALLSVNNILMVAPDVMIGASFLILFTMIGFQLGFVSVLLSHIAFSIPIVVLMVLPRLKEMNADMISAAYDLGATQPQMLKEIMLPYLTPAIIAGYFMAFTYSLDDFAVTFFVTGNGYSNLSVEIYSRARQGISLEINALSTLVFLFSILLVVGYYFISREKEAN; from the coding sequence ATGAAGAAATTTGCAAATATCTACTTAACAGTTGCCTTTCTCCTTCTCTACTTACCGATTTTCTATCTTATTTTTTATGCCTTTAATGAAGGCGGAGATATGAATGGCTTTACAGGCTTTACCTTAGAGCATTTTTCATCTATGCTTGGCGATAGCCGACTAATGCTGATTCTGGCTCAAACCTTCTTGTTGGCCTTCTTGAGTTCTTTGATTGCGACCATTATCGGAACTTTCGGTGCCATCTATATCTATCAGGCAAAACCTCGTTTTCAAAATGCACTCTTGTCTGTCAATAATATCTTGATGGTAGCTCCAGACGTCATGATTGGGGCGAGTTTCCTAATTCTCTTTACCATGATTGGTTTCCAGCTTGGCTTTGTCTCAGTATTGCTCAGTCATATTGCTTTTTCTATTCCAATCGTAGTATTGATGGTCTTGCCACGGCTGAAAGAGATGAACGCAGATATGATTTCAGCAGCTTATGATTTGGGGGCAACTCAGCCACAAATGCTGAAAGAAATCATGTTGCCATACCTAACACCAGCCATCATTGCAGGCTACTTTATGGCCTTTACCTATTCCTTGGATGACTTTGCCGTGACATTCTTTGTTACGGGAAATGGTTACTCAAACCTATCTGTAGAGATTTACTCACGGGCTCGTCAAGGGATTTCTCTAGAAATCAATGCCTTGTCAACCCTAGTTTTCCTTTTCTCTATCTTATTGGTAGTGGGTTATTATTTCATCTCACGTGAAAAGGAGGCCAACTAA
- a CDS encoding ABC transporter ATP-binding protein, which produces MNLIWTYLKKYPKWIALDLLGAFLFVVVNLGLPTFLARMIDQGITKNDVSQLYFWAGMMGLIVLLGIVGRVTLAYAAGKLTTNIVKDIRNDLYEKIQDYSHHEYEQIGVSSLVARMTNDAFVLMQFSEMVLKLGIITPLMMIASVIMTLVTSPSLAWTVAVAMPFLVFVIFYVATKTRPLSEKQQKRLDTINQYVRENLMGLRVIRAFTREEFQEERFESVNEEYTDISKKLFNLTGLTEPLFVQIIIAMIVAIVWFALDPLKTGSLQIGDLVAFIEYSFHALFSFLLFANLFNMYPRMSVSSQRIQEVLDMPISISKNEDGITETDTRGYLEFENVTFAYPGETESPVLHNISFKAKPGETIAFIGSTGSGKSSLVNLIPRFYDVTLGRILVDGVDVRRYNLKALRSKIGFIPQKALLFTGTIAENLKYGKMDASLAELHDATDVAQAKEFIESKEEKFDTHLAEGGSNLSGGQKQRLSIARAIVKQPDIYIFDDSFSALDYKTDAILRSRLKEVTENATVLIVAQRVGTIMDADQIIVLNEGEIVGRGTHNELMESNEIYREIANSQLNRQSLTEE; this is translated from the coding sequence ATGAATCTGATTTGGACCTATTTGAAAAAATATCCTAAGTGGATTGCCTTAGACTTGTTGGGGGCCTTCTTATTTGTAGTGGTAAACTTAGGCTTGCCGACTTTTTTGGCTAGGATGATTGACCAAGGAATTACAAAGAACGATGTTAGTCAGCTCTATTTCTGGGCGGGGATGATGGGATTGATTGTCCTGCTCGGGATTGTTGGTCGAGTGACACTTGCCTATGCAGCTGGAAAGTTAACTACAAATATCGTCAAGGATATTCGAAATGATCTGTATGAGAAAATTCAGGACTATTCTCATCATGAATATGAGCAGATTGGTGTTTCTTCTCTAGTTGCTCGTATGACAAATGATGCTTTTGTTCTCATGCAATTCTCTGAAATGGTCTTAAAACTAGGTATTATTACCCCCTTGATGATGATTGCTTCTGTCATCATGACCTTGGTAACCAGTCCGAGCTTAGCCTGGACAGTAGCAGTAGCCATGCCGTTTCTAGTTTTTGTTATTTTCTATGTGGCAACAAAAACTCGTCCTCTCTCTGAAAAACAACAAAAACGTTTGGATACGATCAACCAATATGTTCGTGAAAATCTCATGGGCTTACGTGTCATTCGTGCCTTTACTCGTGAGGAGTTTCAAGAGGAGCGCTTTGAGTCGGTCAATGAGGAATATACCGATATTTCCAAAAAGCTCTTTAATCTGACTGGATTGACAGAGCCTCTCTTTGTCCAGATTATCATTGCTATGATTGTGGCCATTGTCTGGTTTGCTTTGGATCCCTTGAAAACAGGTAGTCTGCAAATCGGTGATTTGGTAGCCTTTATCGAATATAGTTTCCACGCGCTTTTCTCTTTCTTGCTCTTTGCTAACTTGTTTAACATGTATCCACGTATGTCGGTATCGAGCCAACGGATTCAGGAAGTCTTGGACATGCCCATTTCCATTTCTAAGAATGAAGACGGCATAACTGAAACAGATACTCGTGGTTATTTGGAATTTGAAAATGTAACTTTTGCCTACCCTGGTGAAACGGAATCGCCTGTGCTGCACAATATTTCCTTCAAAGCTAAGCCTGGTGAAACGATTGCCTTTATTGGTTCAACAGGTTCTGGTAAGTCTTCCTTGGTCAACTTGATTCCACGTTTCTATGATGTGACACTTGGTCGTATCTTGGTGGACGGTGTGGATGTCAGACGCTACAATCTAAAGGCACTCCGCAGCAAGATTGGCTTTATTCCGCAGAAAGCTCTGCTATTTACCGGAACTATCGCGGAAAACTTAAAGTACGGTAAGATGGATGCTAGTCTTGCAGAACTTCATGATGCGACGGATGTGGCTCAGGCTAAGGAGTTTATCGAGAGTAAGGAAGAAAAATTCGACACCCATCTAGCAGAAGGTGGAAGCAACCTGTCAGGCGGGCAAAAGCAACGTTTGTCCATTGCACGTGCTATTGTCAAACAGCCGGATATTTACATTTTTGATGATTCTTTCTCAGCCTTGGATTATAAGACGGATGCGATTTTGAGGAGTCGTTTGAAGGAAGTGACGGAAAATGCGACGGTGCTAATTGTGGCCCAACGTGTCGGAACCATTATGGATGCTGACCAGATTATCGTGCTGAACGAAGGTGAAATCGTTGGCCGCGGCACCCACAATGAATTGATGGAAAGCAATGAGATTTATCGAGAAATCGCCAATTCTCAGCTTAACCGTCAATCGTTAACAGAAGAATAG
- the thrB gene encoding homoserine kinase codes for MKIIIPATSANIGPGFDSVGVALSKYLTIEVFEETDEWVIEHNLEHVPSDKNNLLIKTALKIEKGLQPHRIRMISDIPLARGLGSSSSVIVAGIELANQLAGLNMTADEKLLKATEIEGHPDNVAPAIFGNLVISSYVNKRVQAVVTEFPEASFVAFIPNYPLRTVESRGVLPSQMGYKKAVAASAIANVAVASLMAGDLEKAGKAIQSDMFHEPFRQLLVKEFCPIKQTAQELGAYATYLSGAGPTVMVLAPKDREDAIVLALEELNLDGTVHRLQVDTKGIAIV; via the coding sequence ATGAAAATTATTATTCCAGCAACTTCAGCTAATATCGGTCCAGGATTTGATTCAGTAGGTGTTGCCCTTTCGAAATATCTAACGATTGAAGTATTTGAAGAGACTGATGAATGGGTGATTGAGCACAATCTTGAACATGTTCCATCAGACAAGAACAATCTTTTGATCAAGACAGCTTTAAAGATTGAAAAAGGATTGCAGCCGCATCGTATCAGAATGATTAGTGATATTCCCTTGGCACGTGGTTTGGGTTCATCCAGTTCCGTTATCGTAGCTGGTATCGAATTGGCTAATCAATTAGCAGGTTTGAATATGACAGCGGATGAAAAATTGCTCAAAGCTACAGAAATTGAAGGACATCCTGATAATGTAGCCCCAGCGATTTTCGGTAATTTAGTCATCTCTAGCTATGTTAATAAGAGAGTACAGGCAGTTGTAACAGAATTCCCAGAAGCAAGTTTTGTTGCCTTTATTCCAAACTACCCACTGCGTACGGTTGAAAGCCGAGGTGTACTGCCTTCTCAGATGGGGTACAAGAAAGCAGTGGCTGCTAGTGCCATTGCAAACGTTGCTGTTGCCAGTTTGATGGCAGGTGATCTGGAAAAAGCTGGGAAAGCAATTCAGTCAGACATGTTCCATGAACCGTTTCGTCAGCTACTTGTTAAGGAGTTTTGTCCAATCAAGCAAACTGCACAGGAGTTGGGAGCCTATGCAACCTACTTATCAGGTGCCGGTCCAACAGTGATGGTATTAGCGCCCAAAGATAGGGAGGACGCTATTGTTCTAGCATTAGAGGAACTAAATCTAGACGGAACTGTCCACCGCCTTCAAGTAGATACCAAAGGGATTGCTATTGTATAG